The Paenibacillus sp. FSL W8-0426 region CCAATGTGCTTGGCTCCCTACGTGCAGCGCGTGCAGTCCTGCCCTTTTTCCGTAAGCAGGGCGGCGGTCACATGGTACAGATTTCGAGTATGGCGGGTCATTATTCTATTCCGGGTATGGGGCTGTATTGCTCTTCGAAATGGGCGGTCGAAGGAGCCTTTGAAGCGCTGGCTAAGGAAGTGGCTCCGTTCAATATTAAGACCACTATGGTGGAGCCCGGCGGAATCCGAACGAATTTCATTACAAGCAACGCCGTATTCGGCGAGCGGATGGACGAATACCGGGATACGGAGGCAGGCCAATTCGTTAGCATGATGAAGGGAGAACTGCCTGGTATAGATATGAGCATGTTCAATCAAATGGTTGTCGGCGATCCGGATAAAATGGCGCAGCAGATTATCCGTCGTGTCGACCAGGGAGAGGGCCCGATACGTATGGCGTTGGGCAGTGACGCCTATGAGCAAATCCGGGCAGCCCTGCTGGACAGACTGGCCGCTCTGGAAGCACAGAAAGAGCTGGCTTACTCCACTGATTCAAATGATGTGGTAAAACCATTTTAAAGGATACCAAAGCATTCGACATCCACGACAACTGATATGCTCCTCTGAAGTAGCCGATTTATTTATTAACCCAGTCTACTTAAAGGGGAGCTTGTTTAGGGATTTTCGTTATTTGTGATACGGTTCAGCTTAACGGGTCTACGGCGAATTTTAAAAGTACCCAATTAATTAAATGACCATTTAAGCAACTCAAAAACCGGGATTCGCCAAATAAGGCGTCCCGGTTTTTGACGTTCTATGTTGGGTTAATCATCTCAGATAGCAGAGGATATTTTTCTCTCCCTGATCCTTTATTGAAATCCATCTTTCAGCCAAGCGCTGGCTAATGCAGTAGCACCGCGGGCGGCCAACGTATCCGCCAAAGCATTCAACATGACGAAATCATGAATGATTCCTTGATAACGCACCGTTGTGACCTCTACACCAGCTTCCCGAAGCTTATTCCCATAGGCCTCGCCTTCATCTCGAAGAACGTCGGCTTCCGCCGTAATGATGAGAGCTGGAGGAAGATCGCGAAGCTGGTCGATGGAAGCTCTCAGAGGAGAAGCATAGATTTCATTTAACTCTTCCGGTTTGTTGATGTACTGTTCCCAGAACCAAGCCATCCCGTCACGGCGAAGGAAGTATCCTTCGGCAAATTCATGATACGAGTCCGTATCCATTCCCCCATCCGTAACCGGATAGAATAGCAGCTGGCGTTTAATCGCAGGTCCCTTTCTTTCCTTAGCAATCAACGTTATTGCCGCTGTCATGTTGCCGCCAACGCTATCGCCGCCGATGGAGATATGATCCGAATCCAGGCCATGATCCTTGCCGGAGGAAGCGATCCATTGCAGCGTAGCGTAGATCTCTTCAAGAGCTGTCGGGTATTTGACTTCGGGAGACAAGCTGTAATTAGGAAATACGATGGCCGATCCGCTTCTGACCGCTAGCTCGCGAATCAACCGATCATGGGTATGGGCATTACCGAACACCCATCCTGCACCATGTATGTACAAAACCGTTTTAAGCAGTTGGCCAGCCGTGTTCTTCGGACGCAGGATCCGAACGGACACTTGACCGCCTGGTCCGCCTGGGATATTGAGATCCTCAATGTCTACATCTTTTTTCTTGGTATCTCCCGACTGAACTTCGTCTACCGTCGCTCTCCCCTGCTCAGGTTCAAGATGGAATAAGTAGGGCGGATTCGCAGTTGCCTCAGCAAATTGTTGTGCGGCGGACTCCAGAATAATTTTTTTGGTCATTTTCAACATCTCCTCATATCACATTAGTTTTAAGAAATTAAATTGTGCACAATTATTAAGGGTAAAAAAATTCGTTTCTATTATTGGGACAGCCAAGAATTGGCCAACAGCATTGCTCCGCGTGCAGCATTTGTATCCTTTAAGGCATTCAACATTACAAAGTCATGAATAATGCCTTGAAAGCGTACAGCCGTTACAGGTACACCTGCTTCTCTGAGCTTGTTAGCATAGGCTTCGCCTTCATCTCGCAGGACATCCGCCTCACCAGTGATTACAAGCGCTTCCGGCAATCCCTTTAACTGATCCTTCGTTGCACGAAGCGGTGAAGCATAGATTTCGTTTCTTTGTTTCGGATCTGTCGTATACTGATCCCAGAACCACTGCATACCATCACGACGCAGGAAATAGCCCGTAGCGAATTGTTGATAGGAGGCGGTGTCGAATTTGGCATCCGTAACAGGGTAGAAAAGAAGCTGCTTGCTAATTTTCGGGCCTTTACGGTCTTTAGCCATCAATGTAACCGCCGCCGTCATATTGCCCCCCACACTATCTCCAGCTACTGTGATTTTCTGTGAATTCAGTCCATTATTATTTCCATCTTTGGCCACCCATAGTAGCGCTGTGTAAATCTCCTCGATAGCAACCGGATATTTTGCTTCCGGAGAGAGATCGTAGTTCGTAAAGACTACAGCTGAGTTGGAACCAACGGCTAGCTCACGAATGAGACGCGAATGTGTCAGCTCGTCTCCAAATACCCAACCTGCTCCGTGGGTGTACAATATAACCGGCAGATCTTTCGTTACTCCCTTCGGACGAACAATAGTAAGTGACACGCTGCCTTTTGGTCCGCCTGGAATCGTCAAATGCTGAAGATCCACGTCTGGCATTTCCACGTCACCTGATTGTACTTGATCCACGGCTTTCCTTCCCTCTACTGGGCCGAGATCGAACAAATAAGGAGGTTTGGCAGTATCCTCGACAAACTTCTGAGCTGCCGGTTCAAGCACGACTTTATGATTAGAAGTGGTGGTGTTATTTTCCGACACCGTGGAACCGATCGAAATCTGCTTATTCTGAGCGTCGTAGACGGTCGAAACGTGTAGAGCATCCGCTAGGGTGCGAACCGGAAGATAAGTCAAGTTCTTATAGCTGATCGGCAAAACCTTGTTACCGTTCGCATCCGTAGGAGCATATTCCGCGCCATTGACCTTAAACTTGATATCATTGTTTAAATATGCCGTGATCTTCTCTTGATGGGTTCCTGCATATACGCCGGCCGTGCCGGTAATGGTCATGCCGAGCGCCATCATGGCCACAACGGATGTTTTGAATTTGTTCTTCATTTTCGGGTTCTCTCCTTTGTTATTCCATTCATTGGTAATCATATATTGCATCAATGGCAGGCCTTTGCCGTCCAATGTAGTTATGGCCATTATTAGTTGTTAAAAATTTAATTTTGCACAATCTTTACGGGTAAAAAAAAGATCATAACTTTTGCAGCTCCCAGAGAATATCCTCCGGTTCCATTCTTTTGGTAAAATCGGGATTCACATATGCGGAACGGATAACGGCGTATTCGTCAATCATGAACGTTCCCGTCATCGGAAGCACCCAATGATCTGTCCCATTGTACTCGTGCAGATCAATATTATGGCTTAAGTACATGTCCCTCAGATAGTCAGGCACGTCATACAACAGGTTATATTTGGCGGCAACGATTCCCTTAGGGTCGCTGAGAACTTTAAATGACATTTCTGCTTTCTCTTGATCAGACAGTGTATAATCCGGCAATTGTGGACTGACTGCGATAAGCTGCGCGCCTAGCGCCTGAATGTCGGGGAGAATCTCTTGGTATGCTCTTAACTGCCGATTGCAGTAAGGGCACCATCCTCCTCTGTAAAAGGTAAGGACAACGGGACCTTTTGCCAGTTCGTCGGCTAAATTTATTTGGTTCCCAAGTGAATCTGACAGTTCAAAGTCCTTGGCTTTCGTCCCGACTGGTAGCCCTGTGGCGTTCCCTCCCTCTTGAAGCTGCTGGATGACACGTTGGTGTATCGCCTGCACTTCAAAAGGGCTTGCTGCCGTAATCTTCTCTAACGCTGAAGTTAAGGTCATAGTTGACATGATCACACCTCGAATGGATTATTTCCCGCTAGTCTGAACGACTTTCTCTACTAACTCTTTGATCGTTTTGTTTAATTCCGAGACATCTTCGATTGACATTCCGCTGGCTGAGAGGAGTTCGGATGGAATACAATCGGATTGCTCCTTAAGGGCCAACCCTTTCTCTGTGAGCAGGACCAAGACAACCCTCTCATCTTCCGTTGATCTTACTCTCCTAATCAGTTCGTTCATCTCCATCCGTTTCAGCAGCGGCGTCAAGGTGCCTGAATCGAGGTCTAATTGTTCTCCCAGTTCTTTCACCGTCCGCCCGTTACTTTCCCAGAGGGATAGCAATACGAGATACTGAGGATAGGTAATTCCCATCTCCTCTAATAGCGGTCGATACAACCGAGAAATAGCTCGGGAGCAAGTATATAAGGAAAAGCAAAGGTGTTCGTTAAGTTGCAGCATGTGAGGTCAACCTCTCTATAATGTTGATTAATGATGTGACATGTACTTCACCTCATTTTAAGTTGTTTGCAAATTAGTTGTGCACAACCTTTATAAGCCAATAATACATACCCCTCTCTATATTGTCAACGATTTAATTTTATACAATTTAAATTTAGGGAATTTTTTTGAACACGTATTTCATGATAGGCGCTAGAGATGCCCGCTCAATAGTGAAGATTCCCAGGTAACGTGGCGGAGGTCACGTGCACCTAGAAGTTCGTCGAGTACTGGAAGAAGCGTGGATTTGAGATCGTGCAGAAGAATGAGGTGCGACTGATGCAGGATAGAGAAAATCATCCCGAGACTAACCTGACGTTTACCGACCAGGCCGTGAAGCTAGTCAAAATAGGAGCTGAGTGTAATTCTCGAACACCCAGGGGTTGTCCCACGCCCAGAAGACGCGGGCTATGAGGCTGTGCACGGGAAAAGATAGCTTTGATTTACTCGGTATGTACCCCAGAATGCAACTGGGACTTCTCTAAGTAAATAAGAACTCTACTTAAAGCGCTAAAATTGGACGGGCGGTTTGTTCTCCTATTCCTTTATCACCTGCCTCAATCCCTAGGATTCAACATCACGCCGACCCCAAAAGCCCGTCGGTTGGTGCCATCTCCTTACTCGGATTCTCCACTTGGTTGACAGTGTAAAATGAAAGACAAGACAAATACCCCTTCTTGTGAAAAGGGGTACGTTATCTTCATAAAAACCACCGGATGTTCTTTCAAGCCAGTGCTCAGAAAGTTTCAGTTCAGGATTACTCCCTGTTCGCTATTTGCTCCTGAGCGAGACGGACCAATTCCCTAACCATGGAACCGCCAATTTTGCCACCGACATGGCCTGCTGATTCTGTTGTCAGTTGACCATTGTTTCCTGGGTGCAGAGGCACACCAAGCTCCTTCGCCACTTCGTATTTTACATCGTCTGGTTGATTCGGATTTACGGTATATCCTTCGCGCTTCATTACATCTGCTTTGAACGCTTGCATTCCCTGTTCGACCCCTGGCACCGCATATTTTCTCCTTCTTCTTGCCATCATACAGCACTCCCCTCGATGTTATTCCATAACATGCCCGGAAGCACAAAATTTCATCCCTATTCCCTAAAATTTATGAGTTAAATCATCATCTCCTCATAATCTCCCGATCAAAGTACTTTTGATTCATTTACTAAAGACGAAGAAGCTGTTTTTGCACTTCTCACTTGCTAAAGAATCTGAAGCGACTGGATCAGTCGCCAAATTCAGCAGGCTATGAAACAATTGTTTTATTGACAATAGTCATTCGTAAAGCATAATGCCTCAAACAGACGTTTTTTAAAGATCTCAAGGCCAGGAAACAGCATTTTCGCCCTACTTATGAACGGTTCAGCCCGCTAACTATTACGGCAGGTTTGATAAGCTATCATTCCAGAATAAATTTGACAGATTTAGAGTACAACCCTGTGTTCCAATATATTTTTCAAACTGATATGAGACTTTGAGGGACCCAGCTTTAAAAGGGAATCTTGAAATTCGGCAAGTTCCTCAATCGATGCCGTTTGTACCTTGATAAGATAATTATATTCTCCGCTTATTCGATATAAATCCGTTACTTCCCTAGCCATTTCACAAAAATCAACGATCATCTGGCAATGTTCTGTTTTGACTAGTATAAACGTAGTCATGCCCCGATTCAGATTCTTTAAATTTAATTCTGTGGAATACCCGGAAATTATCTTCTTATCTTCAAGTTTCAAAATCCTCTCTTTAACTGAAGGTTGGGACATACTGACTTCTTTACTGATTTGAGAGATAGACATTCGTGCATTGTGTTGAAGCAGCTGCAAGATCTTTTTATCCATATCATCGATTAAATGATCCACCCCCATCACTCCCTTGAATTGAATTTTAAAAAACTAAGCCATATCCATTAAAATAGCTTATATTTAGTTACCATCCTTTCATTATATCCTCATATAACATATGTAATTCAACAAGTTAGTAGCTGTATACTATAAACAACATTCAAAATATACACAAGGAGAAATCAAGAATGAGCATAAACGGTCTTTCACATGTGGCGATCCAAGCCAAAAACTATAAAGATACTATTACATTTTATATTGAAGTTCTAGGGTTCAAGGTTGGTCATCATTGGTCTCTGCCATCCTTTCAAATCAAAGAAGCCTCCATGCTAGTTTCACCTGACCAAAGAACCTGTATTGAGATCTTTGATAACGACGCTGTCATCCCTGCTCAAGGGAAGAAAGCATCGTCTGAAGAAGATATAACTTACGGAGCGTTATTACATTTAGCCTTCTACGTGAATAATGTGGATGAAATGTATCAAAAAGCCCTTGCTCATGGAGCAAAGGCTTTTATAGAACCGGATTACCTTTCACTTGGCGAACCCCCACTTTTAGTCAAGAATGCTGTCATTCACAGTCCCAACGGAGAAGTTATCGAATTTATTGAAGAGGTTGATTTTGATATGTCTATCAAGACTCATGCAAATTAAGCTTTATAACGAAAACTTGCCCTTATTTGTGATACGGTTCACCTCAACGGGTCTATCGGCGAAAAATGCGAAAAGGAGCTGTCGCGGCCAGCTCCCTTGTACTGTAATCAATCCAATTCGGCGCGAGAGAATAAATCCCTGATTGCTCTTGTTTGACATACGACCCGCTATAAAAATGAAACTATTGTCGCAGCTCTAGCTCTTTTTTGTCTTATCCCAAGCAAATCAGGGCAAAAACATCCTGGTTACGGAAAATCCAGCTCATCATCGATGACATGGAATATCTCCCTATTCCGCACCGGATACCGGGCATCCAGTTCCTCCCACTGCAGCTTCGGTAAAATCAAAAAGTCGTGCGTATCGGAAAGATACGAGGCCTCAAATCGTCGAATTTCGTATTTGTCCCGGATCAGCTCCTGAAAGCCGCGAATCGTGATATAGCGATCATTTCCGGTAAAGGTAAGCGCAATCGAATGCAGTTGTCCATTGTAGGTAACGTCCAGTCCTTTGTCCGTAGACGTCACCTCGACCGTTTCATCTGGAAGCCGTTTACCGAACAATCGGATGATCTCCTCGTCATCCTCTCCCCAATCTACAGTGACGCTGTATACAAAAGCCCATAGAAAGCCACCGAAGTAATCGGCAGCCTTATTATCGATGATTCAACTATCGTTCCGTTAGAACTATGGAGCTATTTAACGAAACGATACCAAAAACTTTATTCAAGTTTTTTCCAACTCTGTGTGGTGGCTGATCTACCATCATCATCTTCATCATTGACTCTTCCAAGTTGTTCAAGGGACTTTTTGTGTTCCTAGCAAAATAGTTCGTAGTAAGTAGAAGATTATGATAGCAATCTAATTTTTTATATCGTATGATTCTTCACATACCATAAGATTTTGCAATAATAAGCTTCATAATATATATCTTATTACACTTTAGGGGAATAAGGCGTACTGCGGATTATTTATATTTTCCGTACGGGAGTTTTTTCGGAATGGAGAGACTATGAAAAAAAATATTGTCTTTATGATTGCATTACTTATACTGTTCACCGGCTTCGCAACACCAAGTTATGCATTATCAGATTCGCAATCTGATTCAATACAAGCCTTGTTGGATGATGCAAGCCGTATATCAGGTGTACCGGGAATGTCAATCTCCATACTTACGAACAATGAAGTACTCTACTTTTCTTCCGGGTATGCAGATCGTGAAAAGGGACTGTCAGCAAGTGAAAATACTCTATATGAGCTGGCTTCGGTAAGTAAAGCTTTTACCGGCATGGGTATTCTGCTGATGGAAGAACAAGGACTGCTGTCAATGTCAGACCCTATCCAGAAATATTTGCCTTGGTTTACGTTAAAGTATCAGGGGAAACACGTTGATATGCAAAGTATGACACTCAATAACTTTTTACACCATACTAGCGGCTTAACAAATGGCAGTCACAGTCAAAACATTCCACAAGGCAATACGCCGGATATGTTGCAAAAAACCGTAGAAATGCTCGTAGATTCTGAATTGTCGTTCTATCCCGGTGAGCAGTATAATTACGGAACTGTTAATTATGACGTATTAGGTCTGGTTATTGAGATTGTGTCGGGACAAAGCTATGAAGACTTTATGAGGGAACAGGTATTTCAGCCGTTGGGTCTTCACCAGACGTATGTTTATAAAGAAGATGCTCGAGCCACCGGACAGTTGGCACAGGGCTACCGTTCTTCCTTTTTTATGACAACCCCATATAACGCGCCGGATTTTTCCGGGAATAAACCCGCAGGCTACATCATTTCTTGTACAAAAGATATGGCGCGTTGGATGGGCATACAGATGGGTATTGTGCAGGACATACCCGAAATATTCCATACGGTTATCGAAAAATCACATCAGGGTGATATGTCTGTTCCTGCTGTCAACGAAATGTATTATGCGGCGGGCTGGTCGGTAAACGCCAACCAAACGATTATAGAGCACCCCGGGGGCAATCCCAATTTCGGAACCGAAGTGGTCATACTGCCAAATGAACGAATAGCCATCAGCTTGCTGACCAACGGCGAAAATATCAATAGAAGCATGGTACTAAAAGTTAAAGATATATTAGATGGCAATCTGACGCAGTCATATGGAATAAGCGGCACACAGCTTTTGGACATCATTTTGTCGTCTGCCACAATTATTCTTTGCCTATTGGCTGTTCTGTTCTTTCTCTTAGGATTACGCAGAAGGAAAACGAATGAGCGGCAGCCAATGACAAAAAGGCGAATAATCGTAACAGCTATTTTGCTAATTGCTACGATTGTCCAGTGTATAATATGCTATGCATTAGATTGGTCAGAGATACTTATTTGGCGAACATATAGTGTTCTTACA contains the following coding sequences:
- a CDS encoding alpha/beta-type small acid-soluble spore protein, with translation MARRRRKYAVPGVEQGMQAFKADVMKREGYTVNPNQPDDVKYEVAKELGVPLHPGNNGQLTTESAGHVGGKIGGSMVRELVRLAQEQIANRE
- a CDS encoding serine hydrolase domain-containing protein; this translates as MKKNIVFMIALLILFTGFATPSYALSDSQSDSIQALLDDASRISGVPGMSISILTNNEVLYFSSGYADREKGLSASENTLYELASVSKAFTGMGILLMEEQGLLSMSDPIQKYLPWFTLKYQGKHVDMQSMTLNNFLHHTSGLTNGSHSQNIPQGNTPDMLQKTVEMLVDSELSFYPGEQYNYGTVNYDVLGLVIEIVSGQSYEDFMREQVFQPLGLHQTYVYKEDARATGQLAQGYRSSFFMTTPYNAPDFSGNKPAGYIISCTKDMARWMGIQMGIVQDIPEIFHTVIEKSHQGDMSVPAVNEMYYAAGWSVNANQTIIEHPGGNPNFGTEVVILPNERIAISLLTNGENINRSMVLKVKDILDGNLTQSYGISGTQLLDIILSSATIILCLLAVLFFLLGLRRRKTNERQPMTKRRIIVTAILLIATIVQCIICYALDWSEILIWRTYSVLTALISAALLTASITWFVYTHRYNASLRK
- a CDS encoding MarR family transcriptional regulator gives rise to the protein MLQLNEHLCFSLYTCSRAISRLYRPLLEEMGITYPQYLVLLSLWESNGRTVKELGEQLDLDSGTLTPLLKRMEMNELIRRVRSTEDERVVLVLLTEKGLALKEQSDCIPSELLSASGMSIEDVSELNKTIKELVEKVVQTSGK
- a CDS encoding peroxiredoxin-like family protein yields the protein MSTMTLTSALEKITAASPFEVQAIHQRVIQQLQEGGNATGLPVGTKAKDFELSDSLGNQINLADELAKGPVVLTFYRGGWCPYCNRQLRAYQEILPDIQALGAQLIAVSPQLPDYTLSDQEKAEMSFKVLSDPKGIVAAKYNLLYDVPDYLRDMYLSHNIDLHEYNGTDHWVLPMTGTFMIDEYAVIRSAYVNPDFTKRMEPEDILWELQKL
- a CDS encoding VOC family protein yields the protein MSINGLSHVAIQAKNYKDTITFYIEVLGFKVGHHWSLPSFQIKEASMLVSPDQRTCIEIFDNDAVIPAQGKKASSEEDITYGALLHLAFYVNNVDEMYQKALAHGAKAFIEPDYLSLGEPPLLVKNAVIHSPNGEVIEFIEEVDFDMSIKTHAN
- a CDS encoding alpha/beta hydrolase, which codes for MTKKIILESAAQQFAEATANPPYLFHLEPEQGRATVDEVQSGDTKKKDVDIEDLNIPGGPGGQVSVRILRPKNTAGQLLKTVLYIHGAGWVFGNAHTHDRLIRELAVRSGSAIVFPNYSLSPEVKYPTALEEIYATLQWIASSGKDHGLDSDHISIGGDSVGGNMTAAITLIAKERKGPAIKRQLLFYPVTDGGMDTDSYHEFAEGYFLRRDGMAWFWEQYINKPEELNEIYASPLRASIDQLRDLPPALIITAEADVLRDEGEAYGNKLREAGVEVTTVRYQGIIHDFVMLNALADTLAARGATALASAWLKDGFQ
- a CDS encoding SDR family oxidoreductase is translated as MQTWFITGASGGLASRITRQLLDRGDRVAATVRKPGVLDDLQAQYGSGLWQANLDLTNSQQIAEVVERAFLELGTIDVFVNNAAYGLYGAVEEASDRQIEHQFMTNVLGSLRAARAVLPFFRKQGGGHMVQISSMAGHYSIPGMGLYCSSKWAVEGAFEALAKEVAPFNIKTTMVEPGGIRTNFITSNAVFGERMDEYRDTEAGQFVSMMKGELPGIDMSMFNQMVVGDPDKMAQQIIRRVDQGEGPIRMALGSDAYEQIRAALLDRLAALEAQKELAYSTDSNDVVKPF
- a CDS encoding alpha/beta hydrolase translates to MSENNTTTSNHKVVLEPAAQKFVEDTAKPPYLFDLGPVEGRKAVDQVQSGDVEMPDVDLQHLTIPGGPKGSVSLTIVRPKGVTKDLPVILYTHGAGWVFGDELTHSRLIRELAVGSNSAVVFTNYDLSPEAKYPVAIEEIYTALLWVAKDGNNNGLNSQKITVAGDSVGGNMTAAVTLMAKDRKGPKISKQLLFYPVTDAKFDTASYQQFATGYFLRRDGMQWFWDQYTTDPKQRNEIYASPLRATKDQLKGLPEALVITGEADVLRDEGEAYANKLREAGVPVTAVRFQGIIHDFVMLNALKDTNAARGAMLLANSWLSQ
- a CDS encoding Lrp/AsnC family transcriptional regulator yields the protein MDHLIDDMDKKILQLLQHNARMSISQISKEVSMSQPSVKERILKLEDKKIISGYSTELNLKNLNRGMTTFILVKTEHCQMIVDFCEMAREVTDLYRISGEYNYLIKVQTASIEELAEFQDSLLKLGPSKSHISLKNILEHRVVL